Proteins from a genomic interval of Tenacibaculum sp. SZ-18:
- the rsmI gene encoding 16S rRNA (cytidine(1402)-2'-O)-methyltransferase has translation MSKLYLVPTPIGNLEDITFRALTVLKEVDYILAEDTRTSGKLLKHFDISTPMQSHHMHNEHKTVENIVKRIQAGETFALISDAGTPAISDPGFLLTRACIQKGIAVECLPGATAFVPALVNSGLPNDKFVFEGFLPVKKGRQTRLKLLAEESRTMIFYESPHKLLKTLSNFAEYFGEERQVSVSRELTKMFEETKRGSVKEILSYYTEKPAKGEIVIIVDGKK, from the coding sequence ATGAGTAAACTGTATTTGGTACCTACACCGATAGGAAATTTAGAAGATATCACGTTTAGAGCACTAACTGTTTTAAAGGAAGTAGATTATATTTTAGCAGAAGATACAAGAACTAGTGGAAAACTGCTAAAACACTTTGATATTAGCACACCAATGCAATCTCATCATATGCATAACGAGCATAAAACAGTTGAGAATATTGTTAAACGAATTCAAGCTGGAGAAACATTTGCTTTAATTTCTGATGCTGGTACTCCGGCAATTTCTGATCCAGGATTTTTACTTACAAGAGCTTGCATTCAGAAAGGAATAGCAGTTGAATGTTTACCTGGAGCAACAGCTTTTGTTCCTGCTTTAGTGAATTCAGGTTTACCCAATGATAAATTTGTTTTCGAAGGTTTTTTACCGGTTAAAAAAGGTAGACAAACCCGATTGAAACTTTTAGCAGAAGAAAGCAGAACAATGATTTTCTATGAAAGCCCACATAAACTTCTAAAAACTTTATCGAATTTCGCCGAATATTTTGGCGAAGAACGTCAAGTTTCAGTTTCTAGAGAGCTTACTAAAATGTTCGAAGAAACCAAGCGAGGAAGTGTAAAAGAAATACTATCATACTATACTGAAAAACCGGCTAAAGGCGAAATTGTAATTATTGTTGATGGTAAAAAATAA